A segment of the Crassostrea angulata isolate pt1a10 chromosome 10, ASM2561291v2, whole genome shotgun sequence genome:
CTAATTTACATTGAAACCcctttttctttacaaaatagcCATGTAATCAATCAGCTATTAAaccttttaaaacaaacattcaGAGAAAGTGCATTATATGCAGGTTTATTTTGTTGCATAATAGTTTAATAGAATTTCTCACATTTAAACCCTAATAGTGTTTCAATTACTGGAACCTGTGAAATGTAATTTCAGTGGCAAATTTTGTACCGTAGTATATTCATTTAGTGGAATTAGGTGTCAGCTATTTGAAAGTGAATTAGCATGGAAATTGAAAGTTTTCTCTCAAAGGTCTAGTTACATTCTCAACACAACTTCCTTTTTTACTATATTTGTTAGAGGGATCTCTTATTCAAGTTACAacatgcagcataaatatcatagttttGTATTCTAGTACCGGTACTTGTTTCAAATAATTTGCCAgaattacattttcaatatcCATTTACTTCAGCTTAACAGTTCACTGTCTGTAAATGAGCTGGCAGTTTCAATTTGGACAAAAGGTTATCTTGGTgtgtttttttaaaccaaacagTATGTCACTTTCAAAAGAAAGGGTAATAAAAAGAGACATCttataattactttttaatttacttttgaCCAGAACAAAGAAGCAGAATGAGCTATAGCTGTGGACACAGAGgacatgcatgcatgcatggtGGGTACACTGTGAGAAAGGGTATAGTGATGTCACAATTGCAGATTTGACCAGGATTTGTGGGAAACAATAGATTTATGCTGACCGAGTTTATTTGGTCATTTGACAGATCACCAGAAAGGGGTGTCAATAATACTATGCTATgcagtaaataaaaaaacaaaacaaaaatatttgccATGCTGTCCACTCATAAATATGGAACTCGTGAATCTTATGCGAGTCATGTCATTATATAGCTCTAATTGTgacaaatgaatgaaaaaatatatgcaacaaaaaaatgtgtgtttttTAAAAGGAGTATATTCTAAGATTTATGGGATTGCAATGCATTAATGTGTTTGAAATATTCGACTTTGATCAGATAATTTGTTTATCTATTAGAAGCAGTGAggccccccccccattcatcaAGAACATTTTATACAAGGGACACATTTGCAGGACTACCATGTGCTATggtaagaaaaataatattcattcatCACATtgagagttatctctcttactAGAGGGGGCAATGTaccttaaaatgatttttttccccaaaaaacCTACAAGACTCTGGGAGCAATGGGTGTATTTCTAAGTACATTGAAACACATAGAACTCACCACTCTTTGTAGCTGACTGGTCTGTAGCCGCCCACGTTCCCCTAAGTTGGTCTTCCACACGATGTCGATTTTGCCGATGTCTGTCACTCCCTTCATGACCTTGTTCTGCTTTATGACTTCGGGTTTGGGAACCAAGCAGTAGAGATATTGACGGATGTCCATGGGGTTCAAGTAATTAACCTTGCCAAACACCATCTCCTTTCTGGCAGAAAGATAAATCTATTAGCAAATCAATCATTATATTGCACAATAATGCCCgtcttaaaaaaaaagcaagacATAAAAATGTCCAAGTATGATATTTTCATAGCCTCCTCTACAAACTGATAAAGAATCAATTTGTTCCACTCTGATGCTGAGACCCAATTTCAATATATGTTATGACAGATCTTTGTAGCAATAAATGAATATCATTTGACAGGACATTGACACAAAACAGTGGCAGAAAAATTGACTTTCAAAACTTTCCTAGTAAAAGCAATGCAAAACTTAGACAGAGGGGAATAACTCTATCAATGAGTAGTGAGCTAATAAAACTTTATACTCTTAATAGCAAATTTTGAACCTTGTACAATACAATATCTGCTGAAAAATTCTACTTTGCCCATTCCAAGCTAAATCACTgaagtctgtctgtctgtctgtctgtctgtctgtctgtctgtctctctctctctctctctctctctctctctctctctcctataCTTACTGATCCTTGCCCTCAGCATTGTTGAGCGGTGTACACAGATACTGAGAGGAGGGTTCTAAACTGACGTGGTCCATGTATATTGGCCCTGGTGTAATATTCTGGATTTGGGCCTCCAGATAAACTTCATCTGACTGCACAGAGTAGAAACCACATGTTGTTAGAAAAGAGAATTAAAGAAAGTAAAGCATAGAGCAACTATGATTCTGTTTGTTTTCTAAATCAAGCACCTTACACCAATGGAATGACAGGAATAGGAGTTAAAAATGAGCTCTTTGTCTACAACTATCAGCTGATAAGTTTCCAGTAAAAGTACTGTATCAAACCAGTCTAGCACGcaaatatactttaaaattgTGGTTATGACAGAAATCTGAAAATGACTTTcatggttaacatttttattctcATTTCTACATCACAATCTCTCATAAAAACTagtaactttgaaaaaaaatgtaatagaCATAATGAAGGAATAAATGTCTTGTTTTGGGGATTTTCGGATgtgaataaatcaaatgttatCATGTTGTAATTTGCATATAAACCTTTGGGACTTCTGCATAAAATTACCATTATAGGTACATTTATAACAATCAATTTATATTACCATATTATATCCTGAAATCCTGGCAgctatttcttatatttacattaattcccttttctgtttttgtatgatagaaaataccggtatatttttaaaatttttaattatgtcAAATTTTGCCAAGCACAAACAGGCTATAGTTAACTTCAACTGATTCAAATTATGTTATTTGGTAAaggttaaaaattataaaaaaaaaaaataaatataaatttcatgaaGGGTaacaaaaatcattaatttatctAGTGATaatcataaaatttacattgtaGTTATATTGTAGTTTTATCTCTCACAAAGACATTGCAttggaaaatgttaaaatattgttagaaagatatttttctgttttttttttaaatatggttACCACTTCATGTATACTGTTCTTAATTTATGGCATTAATGATATATGTTAAATtacaacaaataatttattgtcagcgaaatgaaaaaagttttatatacaAACATTGACTGCTGCTAAGAGAAATAACTCTCACTGGGATAATAACTATGGTACCATAATATtccttaataaaaataatatatgctGAAACTGTGTGCATTTCAATTATAATTCAGAGTTCCTGTTTAAAACCATCATGGGCATATTGGAAGTACATTTCCATATTATCTTGTGAAAGAATAGAAATTAACTTCAAAATTCGTAAAATATTAGTATCAATGTTGACCAAtacaagtttgagctttttaGAGTATCTACGGTAAAAATTTTTAGcacaacaacaaataaaatcattaatttatttataagttgttttaaattttaagataaggCATATGGAAAATCAAactcattaatttatttaagtgttattataacttttaacataagGCATATGGAAAATCAAACATATGGAAGATGGCCTCCCCCTCCCTTTATCTTCTGTTGTAATCTGAGGAGTGGTGAAATAATTTGGCAAAAATCATAATACAAGTAAGGTTATAACAGTTTTGTTCTTATTGAAAGATGGCCTACCTATCACAAAGccatgtttttttcttcactatAATCATCATTaacttaaatatttaccccATAGGAAAGGTTATTGCAAAATAATAATCATTGtccttaaaaacaaaattttaaaaacatattccaGTACAAAAAGTAGATCTATACAAACATTTTATCAGAAAATGTGTACATCAAGAATCTGTGTACTAACATCATTATGCATATACATTTTACAGagcataaataaagaaattaagaataagtatgtttttttaaaacaagcaaTACACAATATGAACTTTAAAATAGAGTTTATCAGTAATTCCCAGAGAGAGGTTTGAGTGAGCAAATTGGATAAAGGGAAGGGGATAGGATAAATAATTTTGGAAGCTCTAAATTTCACCAATTCTACAGAATTTCCCATGGAGGCTCCTTGTCACACAAAACAGGGgtaaaaaatcttgaaatataatatatcaaaaagaaattacaaataCCATCATATATGCCAACAATCTGATACCACAAAGCTCACGTACGAAGTAGATTTTCCACATACACGTACTCTGCAGTCAAGATCAGACAAAAAGCGAAAGTTCACGACGAGAGAGATAGAAACATAGACAACTATATATGCATGAAAGATATGCAATGATGTGTATAGTAGCTCTAGATGTGAGAAGAGTAAGAAGTGCAGACTTACTACGTGGTCCTGATATGAAATCATAAAGAATTACCGGCATGATATCTATGGTTATTACATGAGTGCTTGTACTTGACTCTAATGACTATAGGAACAGGTATCCACACTCTCcaacaaaaaacaataacaaaacataATGCCTGAGTtaagtatatatgtacatgtagtaaactCTGGctatcaattgaaaatataatttttaacatcatttttGCTTATCCCtgcttttttctctctctttttctacTGTATGTtctaagaataagaaaaaaaaagctgaAATAACTCAGGAAAATTGAagaatttttgtgttttctttacccccccccccaaaaaaaaaaaaaaattgaggagcACAGTAGTGAACATGCTTCCTGCAATGTTTTGGTGTTACCTCTGCATtatagaattttgttttcacATCCAGTGGCTTCAAGACctgcaaacaaaaaaaataaattaaaaaataggtTATCCTACTGAATAAATGCATAAGCTGCTGTTTTTTAAAGTGATAGTATCAGTTACATCACCCAAGAATCCCATGCACTCTGTACTAATGTTAGACAgatttttgcttttaaaatcatatttttttattctaaagacTGATTCATCTTTCTCCCCACCTGGAATTTGAAGAACTTTCTAAATGCCATCTTTTCATAATTGTTGGTTGTGTAACTAACAGCACAAACAAGTCTACAAAAAAAGATGTAATAAAATAACCCAGAtcttagaaatttttatttttcagtggTTATGACAATGCAAATGATCAATCTTTGGACATAAAGCTGATATTCCTAGAAATGTCAATatgcatctttaaaaaaattagcatCAGAATTACGCATTAAGTACATTCTTCCATCGATgagattttaaatcaatttttttgttttgggaGTCCTTTAATAACatgagtcatgtttttgttaaaaGATTTCTTAAAACAACAGAACTTATTCCAACAACCaaatgacaatgacaatgacaatttctttattctctGAACTGCATAAATAAGAGTGTTGAgagaaaaatcacaaaaaaatttgaacaataatacatgtacatataatacatacattgtatgcattggagtgacaatacaaaagtgaaaaaaaagggaaaaagtATGATTAGCAATTAACCTAGCGAGCTAACTCTctcaattatatatttaatgaatttacacagattaatcaacaattttttattattagtattAAACATTTGGTTGTGTGTAGAAGTATGAAGGTATGTATAAAACTCTCTTATCTTTAATTGTTATATCTGTACAATgaaacaaataatgaaattaatctCCTATCTCAATACAGTTACATATGGTACATATACGGTTTTCACGAGGTATATCGTACCATCTACCTCGTTCTATAGGCAATTTAGCATTACTTGGTTTAAAAGTACAAAAAGATTTCTGATATTTGGAAGGCAGGTCTAATAAGTATTTTTCCAAGgataatatggttttaaaaattctatcaaTAATAATTCTTTTTGATGAATTATACATTTCACCAAAAGAACTTGATTCAACGAAATAGACAGATGTGTAGcctaattacatgtagttaagtaAATTTGCCTACAAGAGTAAAGTTAATTACATGTGGGTGCCAAGCTCTTTGACCTCGTGGTGTATGACATCATCGATACTCTGATCTGGTCCTAACTCGTCTGTTGCCGGTACGTCTGCTCCTGACAACATCAGTCTCTGGGATGTCGTCTGCAGGTCAATCTGGGGAGAGAAAAAAAAGCCCAACGTCTGCAAAATGTCATTGCccatttcattaattatttcaaaatcaaatcatcGCTATCTAATCATGTTCAAGAATATCCTGTGAAATCAATAAAACCTGTTCAACAGCAAATGTCAAAGttgtaaacttttatttttctgataaatGATCATTTATAATTCATAGAATTGCAATTTTTCCTGCTATCTGCATTTTGGCCAaggacctaaaaaaaaaaaatgattccaaTACGCCCACCAGGGTGAGCTTGGGTGGTACACAACGCCTTGCTAATGCAATGTAATGAGATCAAGATTTTCCAGGTCTTTTGGTTCAGAGTGCCTTAAAACATTGCATCTCTGCAAGTAAGGAGTATGTAAGGTGGTTTTTAGGGATGGTAGTGCATGAAATACTTTGTTGACAACAGAACTCTTTATCAAACACAGAAATCGCAGGCAGAGAAACATGTATGACATCACTATTGTGCACTCAATTGCCTGACCCATTGtaaaactgcaatttacatACCACATGTATGTTTACAAACTTTGAGGTAAATTGGTACATTTCAGTGACATTTAGTTCATTAAGGTAAGATCATGGACCAATATTGAATAACAAACTTAACATACAGTTAAGGGAAGGGAAGGGAAGGGAAGGGAAGGAAAGGGAAGCTAAAGAAGAGGGGTGGGGGTCAGAAGTAAAGTTTATATGATGTGACATTAATTGATTGTGTAAATTTTAGATAAGGGACATAACATTATTGGCAATTGAATTTGCTTCCTCTTATAATTAAACAATAGAAATATAGTTATGGTGTAATAAAATACTAAAGTGCTTgataatcaaatttaaattaacaGTTTGAGGGAGAGGAATCTTCATGGAAACTATGTGAAACTTTTGATCTCGCTCCTTGGGGAAGCATACTGGTAActctatatattatataataagtgTACCATTAGTATTAAAGTTTGAGGGGGAGTAATCTTGATGAAAAATATGTGAAACTTTTGATCTTGCCCCTTATGGGAGCATACTGgtatataaacaatgtacaCGTATTACATGGCGTACCATTATCAGTATATCTATTACAAAGTAATTtgaacatttcatttataaaaaaaaatcatgaaattttaatggTGTATTCTATTCTGTTTGTTGTTGCTTCACAGATCAGCAATACACAGTTGTAAAATTCCTATTTATAGACAAGATGTGGATTGGTTGAAGATTTTTAAGGTTTTGATAATATCAGGATCATTGAACTGGGAATCAGGTGCTCTTATTCCAGTTTACACACAATAAGCTCGACTCTGCTGGATGCTAGTGCTGTATGATTTACACTGCAgtcctttgaaaaaaattaaaatccaaCCAGAGCTCTATATTAAATGCTAGGGACAAAAAACCCATCATGCATAAGGTATGACTTTTGCTGACAATGATTCTCCTATTAAAAATGCAGAAGCAGATCAATAGGTGTTCGGAAGGTATGAAGCGAGATAAAAACCTTTTCCTGAATAGATATGTCGATAGAAGCCAACTGGTGTACGGCAAAAATAAGATCGGTTGTGACATTTAGAAATATCAATGGCTGGCAGATTTTCCTGATGTATCTCCATGCAGCActagatatatttataaatgatatttctAACCTTCTTGATAATTAATGGCATAGTTTGTCAATTAGCCAGCTGCATTTTGCTAATGCTTCTTGGGATTCTGTCTTTACTCTTGTTATTTAAAAGATCAAGTATGATTTAGAAATTTCCTTTAATCTTTTTATTGCCAATAGGGAAAAAGGAAGAACTGACTGCAACTACTTCAAAAACCACTTTATAATTCAAATGTATATCTTTGTGTGGCCTTGAGCCCATGACTCAAAATCTGCACCTAATAACTACATGCTGGTACTGTACCGTATTGTCTTTCATCACtttcatcaaattaaaatcttatctcaaagagagagagagagagagagagagagagagagagagagagaaaactaGACACAATTTCCAATTATTACCAAATGAATAAGCAAGCCAACCAGTGTTCAATAAACAATCAGGTGAAATGATGACCTCTTATAATAAGTGATTACTTGTGTAGTTCTGGGTTTACTATGGCAATATAAACCATTGCAGCACAAATAAACCACTATCATCCTTGGAGGTTTTCCTATCAATTGTTGTTGATCTGCTTTTTCCCATCACTTTCACCAGTACATGTAGCTGTACACAGAGACAGGGGGCACAGCAGGACAGTGCACTGGATGCAGCCAGCTGCACTGGCTCAGGGTTGCGTTTTATGATGCTTAAGATCCCCATACAAAGTGCTTGTCAATGGCAGTGACTTAGATCACCCTCCAGTATAAAGACAGATAAGATTATAACCCTCCCAATCCACTCCTCTCAGCAGCATGCATTAGATACTTCGCAGTGGATGTAACAAAAAACTTGCCCATTCACTACTAcaagaaaactttttttctctTCCCCATCTTCATAATTTTACTGAAACGTAGAACAGTGCAAGCATTACAGAGAGCTTTCAAGCATAATCGCACAGCAGGGAAAAACAACTCATGTTAAATTATATGGATTACGAGCCTCCCTTCTACAAAAACAATGATCATTCTTTAAGAACTGACAGATCCATGCTTTTTGTGCTTTTCGCAGGTGACACCATCTTGGTCTGTTAGTTACAAATTAACAGCTTTCTGGCATATTGCTCCTTTTCATATCTCTGTAATATATAGGGCAAAAAAATGTCTCTCGCAGTATTTTCACTGTGCAAGTGTATTGCAAACTTTGGATAAGAAGAGGGCATATGTTTCATATTAAGTGAAGATGGTTGGTTATACCTTTAAAGTGATGTCTCGGCACTGCTGTGTACTGTCATTGTGAACACTGATGTAGCTGGAAAACGTCTCACCAAGGAAAATGTTCctgtacaaataaacaaaaggTAAGAGTAAATATCTGAATGCTagatttttatatatgaataatttaataaaattttgagcaTCTTGAAATCTAAACAGAAAATATTGCTCAAACTTTAAACCTTAGCTAcagcaaaacatttttttcaaaagaaaatatctAGAATGTCTGAaatttttcacttcaacattcttaaattcttttcatttacaaaatgttttacataatTACTCTGACTTTTCATACAATGAATAATCTTATTACTCcaaaaattgtttcaaagtAACTTAATAATCTGTAGCACTTTGGTTTCCATCTCTATAGAATTCTTTATTCCATGTTCAGATAATTCTGGTTTTAATCAATAATAactaattattaattatattagaATTTACCCAAAATTTTGTGGCAAAGTTAATAAATCTCCAAGCCCAAAATAAGGAACCCCACTGGGCTGTGCAATATCCGATTCCTGAATTCCATGGAGTAGTTCCCCTTGAAGATCTCTAGTGTCACTAATTAGGGGGTGGTACGGCATAAGAGAGGGCTTGGTGAGCCTCATCACTAAAATCAGAGGATGCAAATTCATACTGCATtaacacatcaaaacaaaatttaaagaaaattgattaaaatattgtCACTGTTATATGACAACTGACCATGGACAACATAGCTAACCTGGTtagatgtttaattttttcaaataattgaaTCAATTTTTGCTAGATCTTATAATTaagtaaatcaaagtacttaaAGTACTGGAAAGCGCTAAGCCGGGAAGAAAGTGTTTAATCATAGACAGTCTCTTCTGcggtatattttagggtatatcaataaatttaatgaaGTCTCTAGCTCACATCTTATCATACGTAAAAAGTAGCGTGTTCcaacataatttaatttaaagggTGTTGTCATGGATGCCGATTCAaatgtcacaacagtatttcatcTTAGGTCACGTCAAAACAGGGCTAAGGAAAAATGGTTACCgatttttcctttgaatttgGGCCATTTCCACCTGCGACAAGGGATAATCTTTTATGTAATGAAAAAGCATGTGTAAGGTGTCTGACGATCCAAGTTTTGTTATAATGCaagatcatttgaattttttatgcatgtttttttttttaaggggaaGAAGGTTGAAAAGTTCTTGACTTATGGTCTTGTGCTTTTTAAGCTCACGTGTAACTTCGATGTTACAAACTCTCACGCCTTGATGGATGCACATGTGTTTTTGCTAAGTTATTCCACAATACACAAACAAATGCATTTTTCCCCAAAAATTAGAATTGGAAAGAAATCATCATCATGAATGTGATGTCTTTAGGAGCACCCATATccgatatataataataatattcattaattgaATTTACTCCCAATTTAATACGGTTAGAACAAATGTATCTGCATGCAGGATGACTTGAAGAAATATTTTCCCTACTGCATTGTTATGAGTTCTCCCGAGTACGACTTCTCCAGGGTACGACTTCTCTAGCATCCGCCAGTAGGTGGCGGTATTTCGGAAATGCAAAATCGAAAGTGGAAGTAGGATCAGAAATCTGGCGACAAAAAAGCGCtgcagctatgcttagcgctttaaaaagggAAAATAAGACAATAAAAATCTTAGCAAGTAGATATAGTTATAAATTGTCCGGCTCATCCACCAAGTATtatgactactatttaggcatagtacatgcacaataTATCATGAGTATTTCCATCTATAATTGCTTATATCAGTACAGTAATAATTCAATGCAGTTGTTTGATCTTGAACTCCATGTACAAagtatgtgagagagagagagagagagagagagagagagagagagagagagagagagagagagagagatgttgatgtttattttgaaataaaactccAAGGCAAgttgttgaaaaataaatgaaaaaaaaccaaacttcTCTCACTCTACAAAAATTTGGAATGCGTGACAATCATTAAGTGAACACCTGCTTTAGTTGAACACAATCTTTGctttcaaatgttttttagtgtacatgtatatgcaagatcgttaaaaaatttcaacatttattaaTCATTCAACTTCCAAGCAGAATGCAAatctgccaaaaaaaaaaaaaaaattgagtcaTCACTCCTAAAAAGTAAAGATTTACCTAATGTTACAGATATCTGATGATATCACTTCAACATTTAACAAAATCTATGAGTGCAATCAACAGATACAAGTTTGAACCAGGTTTAGGGGAGAGAAAACTGCGTTTCTGAGCCTCGGGTAAATATCATGCATAGATGTTTATGCTTGATGTCATCAGTGTTGTGGGAGGGAGATCCATTTCAGATGTCTGCCACGATAATTTGCTGGCAgatttgtaacaaaatgacaAAGAACATACTCTAATGCTACCACAAGAACCACAGCTAGAGTATTGGGGCTCATGCAAGTACTAAACTGACAAGTAGATCCATAATTTATCACACATTTCTGGTGAAttctcttcatttttttaaatatgtgatagccataaaaaatgaaggaaaagATTCTTCACAATTCAGTCGGCATTGGTGGATAACACTAATAGCAAATTTGCCCTAGCTGTCAAAGAGAAACATTAAACTAATTATGCTGCTATGATCAACTCTTAGCTCATTTTGGAACCGCACTACCCAAAAATATGAGAGCAGAGTTTGGAACACAATGAGTATACAAGCTCAACATACTGAAACACTAAACAGTAACTCTGCAAACAGCGGTGCTAAAGGAGGCACCTTATGACAGTAATGACATTCATCAGgatatttaataaattgattgtgatATGTAAATGCATAATGCGTGCAACAGACAATAAACCTCATATCTGTATCCACTGAATTCCCACATGGTTTCCTTCCTCGGCTTTTCAGCGAGGTTACTTAGGAAAAGGCTGGATTCAGATTCAATCAGGAGGGtgataaatattgaatattatttttgatttttgctCCTATCCATGCTACAGTTTCAATAATAGACTAGCCCCACTGGGagtttgtttgttaatttggaactgatgtttatacaaatattggctgccaatatggcttGATGTTCCTTGTATGGAAACAGTAGAGCAGAATTTGTACACTGTTTTAATTCACTTATACTGGTACATTATCTGACCATTTGTtaatttattcaaatgctaaGGTCATAAACATTAAACTGTGATGACTTCAAACCATTTAGTTGATCTTGTTTTAGCAAACTCGATCTTGGAAAATGTACATCCTTTTCCTGTCTAGACTCTTACATGCATTTTCATGTTTATCaccaatttaaataattttgatgcattctgacccccaaaaaacaaaaatgtgaatGCAGTGTCTTAGCATCCAATGATGGTACAAGGCTTAAGGTGCCTTACTACatcttgaaatagtttctcaaatcagtagaaaattacttgattatgatagaaagcatgatggataagaagtatatatgtcaaataggtgacaaaatatgcaattttagataaaaaatgatattttcaaaaatttcattcagtaaacataaacaaatgcCTCAGgtggatttgaactcatgacctgcggttcacaagcccctaatactttaaccactgtgCTATGatgatatacatctgaatcgattgataaaaacagtttaacaaaacatttaaatctccATCTTGTGACgaagtgtcttaaaaagtataagtctc
Coding sequences within it:
- the LOC128165509 gene encoding trafficking protein particle complex subunit 13-like, with product MEGTKEKEHLLALKVMRLTKPSLMPYHPLISDTRDLQGELLHGIQESDIAQPSGVPYFGLGDLLTLPQNFGNIFLGETFSSYISVHNDSTQQCRDITLKIDLQTTSQRLMLSGADVPATDELGPDQSIDDVIHHEVKELGTHILVCAVSYTTNNYEKMAFRKFFKFQVLKPLDVKTKFYNAESDEVYLEAQIQNITPGPIYMDHVSLEPSSQYLCTPLNNAEGKDQKEMVFGKVNYLNPMDIRQYLYCLVPKPEVIKQNKVMKGVTDIGKIDIVWKTNLGERGRLQTSQLQRVAPGYGDIKVTLEETPDSVVLESSFNFICRITNCCERTMDLTLTLQNNQPSGLLWTGISGRQLGKLAPKENLDLRLTLIATIPGLQTISGLRITDNFLKRTYEHDELASVFIYNDSNP